In Acetomicrobium sp. S15 = DSM 107314, a single genomic region encodes these proteins:
- a CDS encoding NUDIX domain-containing protein: MFEEYAFNVAIVFCFLIKGDDVLLISRGNPPYQGQWTVPGGKKERGESLSEACARELYEETGFILERMALAGIVTNVSETSHHDNISFYFKSSSFSGSLTPSSEGEIEWCNTKGSLAKEGISPFYTLIAPLVYGGEGRVFEGSIRIDERGRIAASHIAYL, from the coding sequence GTGTTTGAAGAATATGCTTTTAACGTAGCTATAGTGTTCTGTTTTCTGATAAAAGGGGATGATGTGCTCCTCATAAGTAGGGGAAACCCTCCTTACCAAGGGCAGTGGACCGTGCCGGGAGGAAAGAAGGAAAGGGGCGAAAGCCTATCCGAAGCATGCGCAAGGGAGCTTTACGAGGAGACCGGGTTCATCCTCGAAAGAATGGCGCTGGCGGGTATAGTGACTAACGTTTCCGAGACTTCTCATCACGACAACATCTCTTTCTATTTCAAGTCCAGTTCCTTCTCGGGCTCGCTCACGCCGAGTTCTGAGGGTGAAATAGAGTGGTGCAATACAAAAGGAAGCCTCGCCAAGGAAGGGATCAGCCCTTTTTATACCCTCATCGCTCCGCTCGTATATGGCGGAGAAGGGAGGGTCTTCGAGGGCTCGATCCGCATAGACGAGCGAGGCAGAATTGCGGCATCTCATATCGCTTACCTATAA
- a CDS encoding glutathione ABC transporter substrate-binding protein yields MKRWVIALSVMLAFFVVAPSGAMAAMKLVVGQGVEPVALDPADVTDNPSEEVCHHIYEGLIGFDENMNIIPKLATDWSVSEDGKTWTFNLKKGVKFHSGADFNAEAVKKSFDRILAGGLKRSSLYKPVIGEVKVVDDYTVQFILPESFGPFLHTLCHTAGLIVDPSLIDAKADVRRKPSGTGPFKFKEWAVGDQIKLAAFDGYHGGKAKLDELVFKVVPEDASRTMMLETGELDVAERISPFDIERLKANKDLVVEIAPSLRVIYIGMNCQKGVTKDVLVRRAFNHAIDKKAICDNILKGMGVPTDTPMSPKTNGYAEVTGYPYDPKKAKELLAEAGWKDADGDGILEKDGQKLSVNLMTPHGRYLMDYKVAEAVQAYLKEIGVDAKLVTMEWGTYIATLSKPLGENNVDMYLLGWSPSTGDADWALRPLFHSANWAPNDNYSFYKNPKVDELIEAGMRTVDTEKRKEIYKEAQELIVEDAPWITLYWMNNVTGYWNYVKGLKIIPLEMTFAHQAYVER; encoded by the coding sequence ATGAAGCGTTGGGTTATCGCGTTATCTGTAATGCTCGCTTTCTTCGTAGTGGCACCCTCAGGTGCAATGGCAGCCATGAAGCTCGTTGTGGGACAAGGGGTTGAACCGGTGGCGTTAGACCCCGCCGACGTGACAGATAATCCGTCGGAGGAGGTTTGTCACCATATCTACGAAGGGCTTATAGGTTTCGATGAAAATATGAACATCATCCCAAAGCTCGCAACGGATTGGAGCGTTTCCGAGGATGGCAAAACGTGGACGTTCAACCTGAAGAAGGGCGTCAAGTTCCACTCCGGGGCCGACTTTAACGCCGAGGCAGTTAAAAAAAGCTTCGATCGCATCCTTGCGGGCGGACTTAAAAGGAGTTCTCTTTATAAACCCGTCATCGGCGAAGTGAAGGTCGTAGACGATTACACCGTGCAGTTCATCCTCCCGGAATCGTTTGGTCCGTTCCTCCACACACTATGCCATACCGCCGGCTTGATTGTGGACCCCAGCTTGATCGATGCCAAGGCAGATGTAAGGCGAAAACCCTCCGGCACCGGGCCGTTCAAGTTCAAAGAGTGGGCTGTCGGCGATCAAATAAAACTTGCAGCCTTCGACGGTTACCATGGAGGCAAAGCAAAGCTCGATGAGCTCGTATTTAAGGTTGTGCCGGAGGACGCATCGCGCACGATGATGCTTGAGACAGGCGAGCTCGACGTGGCCGAAAGAATTTCTCCCTTCGACATCGAGCGGCTCAAGGCCAACAAAGACCTGGTGGTCGAAATTGCCCCATCCCTCCGCGTCATCTATATAGGCATGAACTGCCAAAAAGGGGTCACAAAAGATGTTTTGGTGCGCCGTGCCTTTAACCACGCCATCGACAAGAAGGCCATCTGCGACAACATATTAAAAGGAATGGGCGTGCCGACTGATACCCCCATGTCCCCGAAGACCAACGGCTATGCTGAAGTTACAGGTTACCCTTATGATCCCAAAAAAGCCAAAGAGCTTCTTGCCGAGGCTGGGTGGAAGGATGCAGACGGCGATGGTATCCTCGAAAAAGATGGCCAAAAGCTCTCTGTGAACCTTATGACGCCCCATGGCCGCTACTTGATGGATTATAAGGTCGCAGAGGCGGTGCAGGCTTACCTTAAAGAGATCGGCGTCGACGCAAAGCTCGTCACGATGGAATGGGGCACATATATTGCAACGTTATCTAAACCCTTAGGGGAAAATAACGTGGATATGTACTTGTTAGGCTGGTCCCCGTCGACGGGGGACGCCGATTGGGCACTTCGTCCGTTGTTCCATTCAGCCAACTGGGCTCCCAATGACAACTATAGCTTCTACAAGAACCCCAAGGTCGACGAGCTCATAGAGGCTGGCATGCGCACTGTGGACACGGAAAAGCGCAAAGAAATCTACAAAGAAGCTCAGGAGCTGATCGTGGAGGATGCCCCCTGGATCACTTTATACTGGATGAACAACGTGACAGGTTACTGGAATTACGTGAAGGGCTTGAAAATCATCCCGCTTGAAATGACCTTCGCCCATCAAGCCTACGTAGAGCGCTAA
- a CDS encoding PTS galactitol transporter subunit IIC yields MSLNEIVNALGVTVLLPIVIFILALFFRIPAQRAFRSAVVIGIGFIGINLILGFFLNNLAPAAGKMVEAAGVNLPILDVGWPAAAAIAFAGRIGLFIIPVVVLVNVIMYVLRLTDTVNVDVWNYWHFAFTGGLVHAMTGNVWLGITVAALNAMIVLVLGDWTAPAVQQYYKLPGISLPHGFSAAAVPIAIPINWLLDKMHLDKVQADPEAISKKWGFLGDPVIIGLILGFVVGILGNLQTLGTANAWFNVLKLGVAMAGVMYIFPKMVAILMDGLIPISEGVRDFMKTRASQRKFYIGLDSAIAVGDPAAIASAMILVPIAIVLMILIPQNRILLAVDLAVLPFMVVMTIPITRGNILKTVIIGTIIIAVGLMVGTHMAPLFTEAARAAQFEMPSGATMISSICDGSNLLTWVMVQLMRLSWFGALVLFLIGLGLAYLFRRNRKTWERAAGALEEAEETE; encoded by the coding sequence ATGTCCCTTAACGAGATAGTCAATGCTTTAGGCGTAACGGTATTGCTTCCCATCGTGATCTTCATCCTGGCGCTCTTTTTCCGCATTCCAGCCCAACGGGCATTCAGATCTGCTGTAGTGATAGGCATAGGGTTTATCGGCATAAACCTCATTTTGGGATTTTTCCTGAACAACCTGGCACCTGCGGCTGGAAAGATGGTAGAGGCCGCAGGCGTGAATTTGCCGATCTTGGACGTGGGGTGGCCGGCTGCCGCTGCCATCGCCTTCGCCGGCAGGATTGGCCTCTTCATCATTCCGGTGGTGGTGTTGGTTAACGTGATCATGTATGTGCTACGCCTGACCGATACGGTCAACGTGGACGTGTGGAACTACTGGCACTTCGCCTTCACAGGCGGACTCGTCCACGCCATGACGGGAAACGTCTGGCTCGGCATAACGGTGGCCGCCCTAAATGCCATGATAGTCCTTGTGTTGGGGGATTGGACGGCGCCAGCGGTACAGCAATACTATAAGCTCCCCGGCATATCGCTCCCCCACGGCTTCTCCGCCGCAGCCGTGCCCATCGCCATACCCATAAACTGGCTTCTCGACAAGATGCATTTGGACAAAGTTCAGGCAGACCCGGAGGCCATAAGCAAAAAATGGGGCTTCCTCGGTGACCCTGTGATAATCGGGCTCATCTTGGGCTTCGTGGTGGGCATCTTGGGCAATTTGCAAACCCTGGGCACGGCCAACGCCTGGTTTAACGTCTTAAAGCTCGGCGTAGCCATGGCCGGCGTCATGTATATATTCCCCAAGATGGTGGCCATCCTCATGGACGGCCTGATACCCATATCCGAGGGCGTGCGCGACTTCATGAAGACCAGGGCATCTCAGAGGAAATTCTACATAGGTCTGGACTCCGCCATAGCGGTCGGGGATCCGGCAGCCATCGCTTCTGCTATGATCTTGGTACCCATAGCGATCGTCCTGATGATCCTCATACCTCAGAACAGGATACTCTTGGCCGTAGACCTCGCAGTGCTTCCCTTCATGGTCGTCATGACCATCCCCATCACCAGGGGCAATATCCTAAAGACCGTCATCATAGGCACGATAATCATTGCCGTCGGGCTTATGGTGGGAACCCACATGGCTCCTCTCTTTACCGAGGCCGCCAGGGCCGCACAATTCGAGATGCCGAGCGGCGCTACGATGATCTCCTCCATCTGCGACGGGTCAAACCTGCTTACGTGGGTTATGGTGCAGCTCATGCGCCTGAGCTGGTTTGGAGCATTGGTGCTATTCTTGATCGGTTTGGGGCTCGCTTACCTATTTAGGCGCAATCGCAAGACTTGGGAAAGGGCCGCAGGTGCGCTGGAAGAGGCAGAAGAAACTGAATAG
- a CDS encoding TAXI family TRAP transporter solute-binding subunit codes for MRKVWLLLLVAGLAGSLALPSHGEEKVRLILKSARQASTYYAFAVGQANAIMAGSPDVEITVEESPGSMANVKESKVRENFIFTSPTTLISDAIQGKGDFSEGGYEKIRTLWPLPGIVMHWVVREDSGVKTLRDLVGKRFIPGGAGSAGVKVTERVFGAIGIKDKVTLVLVDLNEGVQAVKNNRAVGFATSSSVPAGMISEIAATTPIRLLELEDADYEKVSESFARRIIPAGTYKGVDYDVKTIGEIVGAYTTADLSEEVAYKITKAFWENRDVWEKAHPAMKLIQMEDVNLLVAKLHPGALRYYEEIGFAVAESLK; via the coding sequence ATGAGGAAGGTATGGCTTTTATTGTTGGTGGCAGGTTTAGCGGGCTCGTTAGCCCTCCCGTCTCACGGTGAGGAGAAGGTGCGCCTGATATTGAAGAGCGCAAGACAGGCTTCCACCTACTACGCTTTCGCCGTGGGTCAGGCTAATGCGATCATGGCCGGGTCGCCGGATGTGGAAATAACGGTAGAGGAGAGCCCCGGCTCTATGGCCAACGTCAAAGAGAGCAAAGTCCGCGAGAACTTCATCTTTACATCGCCGACGACTCTAATCTCTGACGCCATCCAAGGCAAGGGGGATTTCAGCGAAGGAGGATACGAAAAAATTAGGACGCTCTGGCCGCTTCCCGGCATAGTGATGCACTGGGTCGTCCGCGAGGACAGCGGCGTAAAAACCTTAAGAGACTTGGTGGGTAAGCGCTTCATTCCAGGCGGTGCCGGAAGCGCAGGGGTTAAGGTTACAGAACGCGTATTCGGCGCGATCGGGATCAAAGACAAAGTGACGCTCGTATTGGTAGATCTGAACGAAGGCGTTCAGGCGGTCAAAAATAATAGAGCTGTAGGATTCGCCACGTCGAGTTCTGTGCCAGCCGGCATGATCTCGGAGATCGCGGCTACGACGCCCATCAGGCTCTTGGAGCTGGAAGACGCCGATTACGAGAAAGTCTCGGAGTCATTCGCCCGCCGCATCATACCGGCGGGGACATATAAAGGCGTAGACTACGACGTTAAGACCATAGGTGAAATAGTCGGCGCTTACACAACTGCCGACCTCTCAGAGGAAGTAGCATATAAGATAACCAAAGCCTTCTGGGAGAATAGAGATGTTTGGGAGAAGGCCCATCCGGCCATGAAGCTGATCCAAATGGAGGATGTAAACCTTCTGGTGGCCAAGCTTCACCCTGGCGCCCTGCGCTATTATGAGGAAATAGGGTTTGCGGTAGCAGAGTCTCTCAAGTAA
- a CDS encoding PTS sugar transporter subunit IIB, which produces MANKKRILVVCGTAIATSTVVAKKVEELLSKRGIAVETRQCKAAEIRSNLDGVDLIVATTPIPKDINVPSVRGLAFLTGVGEDDAVKEILQKLGIEQ; this is translated from the coding sequence TTGGCCAATAAAAAACGCATACTCGTAGTCTGCGGGACAGCCATAGCCACGTCGACGGTGGTGGCAAAAAAGGTGGAGGAATTGCTGAGCAAGCGAGGGATAGCGGTAGAAACCAGGCAATGCAAAGCCGCTGAAATACGAAGCAACCTGGACGGCGTCGACCTGATAGTGGCTACAACGCCCATCCCGAAGGATATAAACGTCCCTTCCGTTAGGGGGTTGGCTTTTCTCACGGGCGTAGGTGAGGATGACGCAGTGAAAGAGATATTGCAGAAACTCGGCATAGAACAATAG
- a CDS encoding bifunctional 2-keto-4-hydroxyglutarate aldolase/2-keto-3-deoxy-6-phosphogluconate aldolase: MSIKKYEILQKIHEKGIVAIVRAKDAETGSKLADAIFEGGIPAVEVAMTVPNAIEIMREMAKAYGSKGLILGAGTVLDPETARQCILAGAEYIVAPNLNEDVVKLCNRYAVPCMPGVGSVTELLRALELGVDVVKVFPGEVLGPNFVKAVLGPVPYAKMMPTGGVSPDNLDEWFKAGAFAVGMGSALTKPGGVEGNYEAVKRTAKEVVEKIAEIKKKLGAKSSK; the protein is encoded by the coding sequence TTGAGCATTAAAAAGTACGAGATACTCCAGAAGATACACGAAAAGGGCATCGTCGCCATCGTCAGGGCAAAAGACGCGGAGACCGGTTCGAAGTTGGCCGATGCCATCTTCGAGGGAGGTATTCCGGCCGTCGAGGTCGCGATGACTGTGCCAAACGCCATCGAAATCATGAGAGAGATGGCCAAGGCCTATGGCAGTAAGGGGTTGATATTGGGCGCTGGGACTGTGCTCGATCCTGAGACCGCGCGGCAGTGTATATTGGCGGGGGCCGAATATATTGTGGCTCCCAATTTGAACGAAGACGTTGTGAAACTGTGCAACCGCTACGCTGTGCCATGCATGCCAGGTGTAGGAAGCGTCACAGAGCTGTTGCGCGCCCTTGAGCTCGGCGTCGACGTTGTGAAGGTCTTCCCCGGTGAGGTGCTCGGCCCCAATTTCGTCAAGGCAGTCTTGGGGCCCGTCCCGTATGCCAAGATGATGCCCACCGGAGGGGTATCGCCTGACAATTTGGACGAGTGGTTTAAGGCCGGGGCTTTCGCCGTCGGCATGGGGTCGGCACTGACTAAGCCCGGGGGTGTTGAAGGCAACTATGAGGCCGTGAAGCGCACGGCTAAGGAAGTCGTGGAGAAGATCGCCGAGATCAAAAAGAAACTCGGTGCCAAAAGCTCTAAATAG
- a CDS encoding class II aldolase/adducin family protein, translating into MSGDCNAMQALRERLIGVCREAYALGLTLGTSGNISVRVGSGKILIKATGASMGNMTEKDTVLVDMDGNIAEETAARPSTEVLFHAAIYGAREGVGAVVHLHPPYTTAFAHLQKLPPLLTATSRAYLKDKMALIPKAPAGSAELASLVENAFRSPNVMAALLADHGNVTVGSDLHSAFYLAQYLEDACRMAVIVQQFKK; encoded by the coding sequence ATGTCGGGAGATTGCAACGCCATGCAGGCATTGAGGGAGAGGTTGATAGGCGTTTGTAGGGAGGCTTACGCCTTAGGGCTTACCCTGGGCACGAGTGGTAACATCAGCGTCCGTGTTGGAAGCGGCAAGATCCTCATAAAGGCCACAGGGGCTTCTATGGGAAACATGACGGAAAAGGACACGGTTTTGGTCGACATGGACGGAAATATAGCAGAAGAGACCGCCGCACGCCCCTCGACAGAAGTCCTCTTCCACGCGGCCATCTACGGAGCAAGGGAGGGCGTGGGAGCCGTAGTGCACCTTCATCCGCCCTACACGACGGCCTTTGCGCACTTACAAAAGCTCCCTCCGCTCCTAACGGCAACGTCGAGGGCATACCTGAAGGACAAAATGGCTTTGATACCGAAAGCCCCTGCCGGCTCGGCAGAACTCGCCTCCCTCGTAGAAAATGCCTTCAGAAGCCCCAACGTTATGGCCGCACTCTTGGCCGACCACGGCAATGTCACCGTCGGAAGCGATCTCCATTCCGCCTTTTACCTCGCTCAATACCTGGAAGATGCTTGTCGCATGGCAGTTATTGTGCAACAATTTAAAAAATAA
- a CDS encoding molybdopterin-dependent oxidoreductase, producing MDERMVESPDTKRKVRVPPGQYVTENLPVLHLGYVPEVSREAWKLRLWGLVEEEKALSFEEFVSLPRVKVHSDIHCVTGWSKLDCLWEGVSALVLKDLVKVLPEARFALVHSADGYSTNLHLEDLFQEDVLLATHLNGKPLPREYGGPVRLVVPRLYFWKSAKWITGVEFIAEETLGYWENRGYHPHGDPWKEERYG from the coding sequence GTGGACGAGAGGATGGTCGAAAGCCCGGACACGAAAAGAAAGGTCAGAGTTCCTCCGGGGCAATACGTGACAGAGAATCTGCCCGTCTTACATTTGGGCTATGTTCCGGAGGTCAGCCGAGAGGCATGGAAGTTGAGACTTTGGGGGCTCGTGGAAGAGGAAAAGGCGCTCTCCTTCGAGGAATTCGTCTCCCTTCCTCGGGTTAAGGTGCATTCCGATATCCACTGCGTCACGGGTTGGTCTAAGCTCGATTGCCTGTGGGAGGGCGTTAGCGCACTTGTCCTAAAAGACCTGGTTAAGGTTTTGCCGGAGGCCCGCTTCGCCTTGGTTCACTCCGCTGACGGCTACTCGACGAACCTCCATCTGGAAGACCTCTTTCAAGAGGATGTGCTTTTAGCCACGCATCTTAACGGTAAACCGCTGCCGCGCGAATACGGTGGGCCTGTAAGGCTCGTAGTGCCGCGCCTCTACTTCTGGAAGAGCGCCAAATGGATCACCGGAGTTGAGTTTATCGCAGAGGAAACCTTAGGTTATTGGGAGAACAGGGGCTATCATCCTCACGGCGACCCATGGAAAGAGGAGCGCTACGGTTAG
- a CDS encoding PTS sugar transporter subunit IIA, whose amino-acid sequence MDFAELAKEELIFPSVEFEDNIGVIRFLASKLIEKGVVKADFADAVVEREMGFPTGLQVGEINVAIPHTDAKYVNAAGMAVATLKRPVNFGKMDEPEKKIPVHVVFLLAVLDPQGYIKFLSKLARKFGDASFMSSIYSASTAKEIAKILKENLSESE is encoded by the coding sequence GTGGACTTCGCCGAACTGGCAAAAGAAGAACTCATCTTTCCGAGCGTGGAGTTTGAAGATAACATAGGCGTTATTCGCTTTCTTGCCTCAAAGTTAATAGAGAAGGGAGTGGTCAAGGCTGACTTCGCCGACGCCGTGGTGGAAAGGGAAATGGGATTCCCGACGGGTTTACAGGTGGGCGAAATAAACGTCGCCATACCCCACACAGACGCAAAATACGTAAACGCCGCAGGCATGGCAGTGGCCACGCTCAAAAGACCTGTCAATTTCGGCAAGATGGACGAGCCGGAGAAAAAGATCCCTGTGCACGTCGTGTTTCTGCTGGCCGTGCTCGACCCACAGGGGTATATAAAATTCCTTTCGAAGCTGGCGAGGAAGTTCGGAGATGCTTCTTTTATGTCGTCTATCTATAGCGCATCCACCGCTAAAGAAATCGCAAAGATCCTCAAAGAGAACCTTTCAGAATCTGAGTAA
- a CDS encoding UxaA family hydrolase, with protein MMKAPMFLGYKREDGTVGTRNYVAIIPTVFCANEVAADIAEGFTLCRPLLHNSGCGQLKPDLEMVTKTLIGLGLNPNVGAALLVGLGCESTDLQAVYEGIKAGGRRVEKLTIHGSGGMTKAVVEGRRIVSQMEEALFNQKRVPRPASEIRLGVKCGSSDTTSGIAANPAAGKAVDITLDWGGSVVFGETPEFFGAEHILLKRCVNDETRQKLQRIVAQYEERILRVGVDLRGSQPTTGNIEGGLSTIEEKALGAIVKSGTKPIKDVLGYGERINDAGLYILDSPGKESEILTGLAAAGANVIIFTTGGGAPQGFPLVPVIKVAGNPNKVAKMREHIDIDASGITLGERSIQEIGEVIAKEALEVASGKPVAAERLRYDRSIGICAFGPVV; from the coding sequence ATGATGAAGGCGCCAATGTTTTTAGGGTATAAAAGGGAAGACGGGACCGTAGGCACAAGAAATTACGTAGCCATAATTCCCACGGTCTTCTGCGCTAACGAAGTGGCCGCGGATATAGCCGAAGGGTTTACGCTGTGCCGCCCATTGTTGCACAACAGCGGCTGCGGGCAACTCAAACCGGATCTTGAGATGGTCACCAAAACCTTGATAGGGTTGGGACTTAATCCAAACGTGGGGGCGGCGCTGCTCGTAGGCTTGGGGTGCGAATCCACAGATCTTCAGGCAGTTTACGAGGGCATAAAAGCCGGCGGCAGGCGGGTCGAGAAGCTGACAATCCACGGCAGCGGAGGGATGACAAAAGCGGTAGTAGAAGGTCGAAGGATTGTCTCTCAAATGGAAGAGGCGCTATTTAATCAAAAAAGGGTGCCTCGCCCGGCGAGTGAGATCCGACTCGGCGTAAAATGCGGCTCTTCAGACACCACATCCGGCATAGCGGCCAACCCAGCCGCGGGAAAAGCCGTCGATATCACATTAGATTGGGGAGGATCTGTGGTATTCGGCGAAACGCCCGAGTTCTTCGGCGCTGAGCATATCTTGCTCAAAAGGTGCGTAAACGACGAGACGAGGCAGAAACTGCAGAGGATAGTCGCGCAATACGAAGAGAGAATCCTGCGCGTGGGAGTGGACCTGCGGGGTTCACAGCCCACTACAGGCAACATCGAAGGCGGGCTTTCCACCATAGAGGAAAAGGCGCTCGGCGCCATAGTAAAATCCGGCACGAAACCCATAAAAGACGTGCTTGGCTATGGCGAGCGCATAAATGACGCGGGGCTTTACATTCTTGACTCTCCAGGAAAAGAGAGCGAAATCCTAACCGGCCTCGCTGCCGCAGGGGCTAACGTAATAATATTTACGACGGGCGGAGGCGCGCCACAAGGCTTTCCCTTGGTGCCGGTGATAAAGGTGGCGGGGAATCCCAACAAGGTGGCCAAGATGCGAGAGCACATAGACATAGACGCGAGCGGCATAACCTTGGGAGAGCGCTCCATTCAAGAGATCGGCGAGGTTATCGCGAAAGAAGCGCTCGAGGTCGCCTCAGGCAAGCCTGTGGCCGCAGAGCGGCTGCGCTACGACAGGAGCATAGGTATCTGCGCCTTCGGGCCGGTCGTCTAA
- a CDS encoding TRAP transporter permease: MRTAKWIAAIASAAFAIYQVILPVYAFMPDIKERAIHLSLAFVLIFLGGSGRSRKRWVLDSSLTVLGITLCLYAFFNYSDIMEQYGIPKGHVQVLMGFLLVALILEAARRAVRPALPLIALATLLYALFGHLIPGYFGHPPYSLSTLGGMFYLTTGGIWGQLLGVSANTIAIFVFLGSFIVYSGGGAGFMKISLRLAGRYVGGPAKVAVVSSALFGSVSGSASANVASTGVFTIPMMKRLGYKPEFAAAVEAVASTGGQIMPPIMGAGAFVMAELIETPYIKIVASAALPAILYFFAAWMGVHFYSLREGFRGLPEEELPSWKDTLKASGFFFAPFCVLLYFLLEGRTPQYAAFGALLSTLPLMAFDEGWRLDLPHALNKLKQAVLNGARQAAFIASICACAQIIIATIAFTGLGVKASSGLLSLSENSLFLALLLAAITSTILGMEVPTTAAYTVAVVVAGPVLVEMGLYPLVAHMFVFYLAILSAVTPPVCGAVFIASGMADADWIKTAKMALKLSFAIFILPFYFAYAPSLLLLGSPLEAIVHFAKLALALTALSAGFMGYLRSELGLARRAVLVAAGIMIFSPTIWIWPVGVVAGSLAYFKGGKELEKSV, from the coding sequence TTGCGCACTGCTAAGTGGATAGCGGCAATCGCTTCGGCAGCCTTCGCGATATATCAGGTCATTTTGCCTGTATACGCCTTCATGCCCGACATCAAGGAGAGGGCCATACACCTGTCGCTGGCCTTCGTGCTGATCTTTTTGGGCGGAAGCGGTCGAAGTCGTAAGCGCTGGGTTTTGGACTCAAGCCTTACGGTGCTTGGGATTACCTTATGCCTATACGCCTTCTTCAATTACAGCGACATTATGGAGCAATACGGCATACCTAAGGGGCATGTACAGGTCCTCATGGGGTTCCTTCTGGTGGCCTTGATACTCGAGGCAGCGAGAAGAGCGGTTCGCCCAGCCCTCCCACTAATAGCCCTGGCTACCTTGTTATATGCGCTATTCGGACACCTTATACCGGGATATTTTGGCCACCCGCCATACAGCCTCTCCACATTGGGCGGCATGTTTTATTTGACCACGGGCGGTATATGGGGGCAGCTTTTGGGAGTGAGCGCCAACACCATAGCCATTTTCGTATTCTTGGGGAGTTTTATCGTCTATAGCGGCGGCGGGGCCGGCTTCATGAAGATATCCCTGCGCCTGGCTGGGCGATATGTGGGCGGGCCGGCAAAGGTAGCGGTCGTTTCGAGCGCCCTCTTTGGCTCTGTATCGGGCAGTGCAAGCGCCAATGTGGCCTCCACAGGCGTTTTCACCATACCCATGATGAAAAGACTGGGTTATAAGCCGGAGTTCGCCGCCGCCGTGGAGGCGGTGGCGAGCACTGGCGGGCAGATCATGCCACCCATCATGGGAGCGGGCGCCTTCGTCATGGCCGAACTTATAGAAACACCATACATAAAGATCGTCGCGAGCGCAGCCCTGCCGGCCATCCTCTACTTCTTTGCGGCTTGGATGGGAGTCCATTTTTACTCTCTCAGGGAGGGTTTCAGAGGTTTGCCCGAAGAAGAACTCCCGAGTTGGAAAGATACGCTAAAAGCGAGCGGTTTCTTCTTCGCTCCGTTTTGCGTCCTGCTCTACTTTTTGCTCGAGGGCCGCACGCCGCAATACGCCGCTTTTGGGGCCCTGCTTTCGACGCTACCCCTTATGGCTTTTGACGAGGGATGGAGGTTGGATCTGCCGCATGCGCTCAATAAGCTCAAACAGGCGGTGCTCAACGGCGCACGACAGGCTGCGTTCATAGCGAGCATTTGCGCTTGTGCTCAGATAATAATCGCCACAATTGCTTTCACCGGTCTTGGAGTAAAGGCAAGTTCCGGATTGCTATCTTTAAGCGAAAACAGCCTCTTTTTGGCCCTTCTCCTCGCAGCAATAACGAGCACCATATTGGGGATGGAAGTTCCAACTACAGCCGCCTACACCGTAGCTGTCGTGGTGGCCGGGCCCGTGCTGGTAGAGATGGGCTTGTATCCTTTGGTGGCTCACATGTTCGTCTTCTATTTAGCGATACTGTCGGCCGTGACGCCACCGGTTTGCGGCGCTGTCTTCATCGCATCCGGCATGGCCGACGCCGATTGGATAAAGACGGCAAAGATGGCCCTCAAGCTCAGTTTCGCCATTTTTATCTTACCCTTCTATTTCGCCTACGCCCCAAGCTTGCTCCTGTTGGGGTCACCCCTGGAAGCCATTGTGCATTTTGCGAAGTTAGCTTTGGCCTTAACGGCTTTATCGGCGGGGTTCATGGGTTACCTGAGGTCTGAACTCGGATTGGCACGGAGGGCAGTCCTTGTAGCCGCAGGCATCATGATCTTTTCGCCGACCATTTGGATATGGCCCGTCGGAGTCGTAGCAGGTTCCCTCGCCTATTTCAAGGGCGGCAAGGAGTTGGAAAAGAGTGTTTGA